The following are from one region of the Mangifera indica cultivar Alphonso chromosome 14, CATAS_Mindica_2.1, whole genome shotgun sequence genome:
- the LOC123195906 gene encoding linoleate 9S-lipoxygenase-like produces the protein MTTEHLGLSPCTALQQCLNAVKNKLNKTSSPEAASASASKQSIIHGTIVIDHKPGHSGAGKSACIQIYSSTVIDQYTGKGQLSEKAYLKKKKSHKHDGTRTTSYTIKVNVELDFGIPGAFVIENHQKHEFFIEYATLQASENQSIYFDCRSWVYPMKQTEKNRIFFSNKDYLSNKTPLALVDLREQELDDLRGDIIGEREEWYRVYGYDHYNDLGDPDKDLELTRPVIGGRAIPYPRRGRTSRRKCRKDPYSESRTKQMNFDVYVPPDERFSPKKLSEFIGNATKAIAHFVIPEAKSLLHPEDSSFQSFQEIKELFTREKGQKVEEWLLEKIRKVVPEHLVKQIIHASKGNPLTFPLPSIATDNEFAWREDEEFGRQMLAGINPTRIRCIEHFPLKGKGGEKISSITASHIENSLDGLTITQAMQQWRIYILDHHDYLMPYLDKINSKGNACAYASRTLVFLRNDATLKPLAIELSLPKSNDDDGFNKVYLPAKEGTEGALWQLAKAHVLANDSAHHQLVTHWLYTHAVIEPFIIGMKRQLSTMHPIYRLLDPHFKDTMHINALARTVLINAGGIFENILFPGEICMQLSSELYKEWRLDEQGLPMDLLKRRMALEDQDSPVGVRLLFQDYPYGLDGLDIYAAIQTWVVDYCSIFYKDDETLRKDEEIQEWWSEVRNIGHPDKWNESWWTEIQIVKDLTRFLTAIIWIASGLHAAVNFGQYAYAGYPLNRPTLCRKFIPQEGMIEFGEFLKDPDKYFLQTLPNRFQSAVSIALAEVLSRHTSDELYLGQRPPTNWTDNQEVLEKYEEFKMKLKEIEEKIMERNSNPEYKNRLGPAKIPYKLLNPDSSNDTHKEGITGKGIPNSISI, from the exons ATGACCACCGAACACCTTGGCCTGTCCCCATGTACTGCCCTGCAACAGTGTCTTAATGCTGTTAAAAACAAACTCAACAAAACCTCTTCTCCGGAAGCTGCTTCTGCTTCTGCCTCGAAACAATCCATAATCCACGGAACTATTGTTATCGACCATAAACCAGGGCATTCAGGGGCTGGAAAATCAGCTTGCATTCAGATTTATAGCAGCACGGTTATTGACCAAT aCACTGGAAAAGGGCAGTTGAGTGAAAAGGCGTacctgaagaaaaaaaaaagtcacaagCATGATGGAACAAGAACAACTTCTTATACAATCAAAGTTAATGTGGAGCTTGATTTTGGAATTCCCGGAGCGTTTGTCATAGAAAATCATCAGAAGCATGAATTTTTCATTGAGTATGCTACCCTCCAGGCTTCTGAAAATCAGAGTATCTATTTTGATTGCAGGTCTTGGGTATACCCTATgaaacaaactgaaaaaaatcgtattttcttctcaaacaaa GACtatctttcaaacaaaacaccTCTTGCTCTGGTGGATCTGAGGGAGCAAGAGCTTGACGACTTGAGAGGAGATATTATTGGAGAGAGGGAGGAATGGTATCGTGTCTATGGCTATGATCACTATAATGATCTTGGCGATCCTGATAAAGATCTTGAACTTACTAGACCTGTCATAGGCGGGCGAGCAATTCCATATCCTCGTAGAGGAAGAACTAGTCGCCGAAAATGCAGAAAGG ATCCGTACTCTGAGAGCCGGACGAAGCAAATGAACTTCGATGTATACGTCCCTCCCGATGAGAGATTTAGCCCTAAGAAACTATCTGAATTTATAGGAAATGCAACAAAAGCTATTGCACATTTCGTTATCCCAGAGGCAAAATCCTTGCTTCATCCTGAAGATTCCAGTTTTCAGTCATTTCAGGAGATAAAGGAATTGTTTACCAGAGAAAAAGGCCAAAAAGTTGAGGAATGGTTGCTagagaaaataaggaaagtagTACCTGAACATCTTGTCAAGCAAATTATTCATGCAAGCAAAGGGAATCCCCTGACGTTCCCATTGCCTTCAATAGCAACAG ACAATGAGTTTGCATGGAGGGAGGATGAGGAGTTTGGGCGCCAAATGCTTGCTGGAATCAATCCTACACGAATCCGCTGTATAGAG CATTTCCCATTAAAAGGAAAAGGAGGAGAGAAAATCAGTTCAATAACAGCATCACACATAGAGAACAGCCTTGATGGCCTGACAATTACCCAG GCAATGCAACAATGGAGAATATATATCTTGGATCACCATGACTATTTGATGCCTTATTTGGACAAGATTAACTCAAAGGGTAATGCATGTGCTTATGCGTCCCGGACACTAGTGTTCTTAAGAAATGATGCAACGTTGAAACCACTGGCAATAGAGCTGAGCTTGCCTAAATCTAATGATGATGACGGTTTCAACAAAGTTTATCTTCCAGCAAAGGAGGGCACTGAAGGCGCACTTTGGCAACTTGCCAAAGCTCATGTTTTAGCTAATGACTCAGCTCATCATCAACTAGTCACTCACTG GTTGTATACTCATGCTGTAATCGAGCCTTTCATCATTGGTATGAAAAGGCAGTTAAGTACGATGCACCCAATCTATCGGCTATTGGATCCTCATTTCAAAGATACCATGCACATAAACGCACTGGCTCGGACTGTACTCATAAATGCTGGTGGAATCTTTGAGAATATATTGTTTCCTGGAGAAATTTGTATGCAGTTGTCTTCTGAGTTGTATAAAGAGTGGAGGCTTGATGAACAAGGCCTCCCGATGGATCTTCTTAAAAG GCGTATGGCCCTAGAAGATCAAGATAGCCCCGTTGGAGTTAGACTTCTCTTCCAAGACTATCCCTATGGTTTAGATGGACTTGACATTTATGCTGCAATCCAGACATGGGTTGTAGACTATTGCTCAATCTTCTACAAAGATGATGAAACCCTCAGGAAAGATGAAGAAATTCAAGAGTGGTGGTCAGAAGTTCGAAATATAGGTCATCCTGATAAGTGGAATGAGTCATGGTGGACTGAAATACAAATTGTGAAGGACTTAACACGCTTTCTAACAGCAATCATTTGGATTGCATCAGGCCTTCATGCTGCAGTTAATTTTGGACAATATGCATATGCTGGTTACCCTTTGAACCGTCCTACGCTATGTCGAAAATTCATTCCACAAGAAGGGATGATTGAATTTGGTGAGTTCCTAAAAGATCCGGACAAATACTTTCTTCAGACATTACCAAACAGATTTCAATCAGCTGTTAGTATAGCATTAGCAGAAGTCCTCTCGCGGCATACATCTGATGAACTGTACCTGGGTCAGAGGCCACCAACAAATTGGACAGACAATCAGGAGGTccttgaaaaatatgaagagtTCAAAATGAAGCTCAAAGAGATAGAGGAAAAAATTATGGAGAGGAACAGTAATCCAGAGTATAAGAACAGACTGGGACCTGCCAAGATACCATACAAACTTCTGAACCCAGATTCATCCAATGACACACACAAAGAAGGCATCACTGGAAAAGGTATCCCTAATAGCATATCCATTTGA